The Pontiella desulfatans sequence CTTGCCCGCCCAGCCGATCAGTCCGTAGATGAAGGTGATGGTCACGGTCAGCGGGATCATGGCCAGCAAGCCGAACAGGAAGGAGCGGAACAGCACCATCATCATGATCAGCACCACGACAAAGGAGCTGAGCAGCGCATTCATCATGCCGGCCACCATCTTATCCTGCCAGACGACGTTGAGGTAGGTCAGTCCCGCCCAGCCCACATGGAGTTCGGCCGGCGCCGGGTTGTCGGCCATCCAGGCCTCGATCTGCCCGACGACCGCCACCATGTCGGTGTTGTCGCCGCTCTTGAGCTGGATCCAGACGTTGACCTCGTTGTAGTCCTTCGTGATGAGATGGAAGAGGCTGTCCTTCTTCTTCATGCCTTCGAGCTGGGCAAAGACCTGGCCAACGGCGGACGGGTTCGGCGGAATGGTGTTGAACTCCGCGTTGCGGTCGGCGGGGGCCTCGGGGATATAGTTGAGTTCAAAGTTGGCCTTCTTGAGCGAATCGACGGCGGAGCTGGATTTTCCAATGCCCGGGATGGTCGACATGAACGCCTGAAGACGCTCGACATAGGTCAGCATTTCCGGGCGCTTGAAGGCCGGCGCGGCGGAATCGGCACGCGCTTCGAAAAGGAAATCCTCGAACGAGAGCGCCGCATAGCCATCGATGATGTCGAGCGACTTGTTCTGCAGCTCTTCCCCCGCCAGCGACTCGAACGGCTTCATGCGTTCCGCGAAAACCTTGCGGGTGGCTTCGTCGCCGATGTTGGCGGTGGCGGCGGTTAGCTTGGCATAGGTCAGTCCCTCGGGGTCGAGATAGTTGATCTCGTCGCCGAGCGCGTTCCATGCGCCGGAAACCTGTTCGTCCAATCCCTGAGCGGTTTCAACGAGATCGACGAAGCAGCGTTCGATGTCGGCATTCTTCAGCGCCTGGAACTTGGCGTTGGTGTCGTCGAGGATCGCGAGGAAGGTGGCCGAGGCATCCGGCAGGGTGTCGCCGAAGCGCTCGATGGCGGCATCGCGCATCATCTCGATGCGCTCGGCGCACGTCAGCGTCATGATCTGCGCGGGTTTGAGCGTGAGGTAGGCGGTGTAGGTTCCGCCGAAGTGGTCGTTCAGCACGCGGTCGGCCACGCGGATGCGGTGGTTCGCCGTGAACCATTTCACCGGATTGTCGTTCACCTTGATCTTCGAAATGCCCACCACGGAGACCGCAAGTACGGCCATCGTGAGGGCGAGGGTCAGCTTCCAGCGTTTGTACGAAACCTGCCCCAGGCGGCCGAGCGTCCGGCCGAGCAGGCCATGGTGGTCTTCGGCTTCCACCGGCTTCAATTGGTCGAGGGTTTTCTTGGGGACAAACAACATGATGTAGGCGGGCACGAACGTCATCGTCAGCAGCCAGGCGAGGGCAACGCCAAAGGCAACGTGCAAGCCGAACACCTTCACCGGCGGAATCGGCGTGGTCGCCAGCGAGGCAAACCCCGCGATGGTCGTTAGCGACGTGTAGAGCATCGGCATGAAGAGGTGCCCGACCACATGCTTGATGGTCTTCGCCTTGTCGCGGAACTGGTGGTAGGAGTCGAAGAACTCGGAGAGGATGTGCACCGAGTCGGCCACCGAGATCGGCATCAGGAAGATGGCAATCATGGAACTCATGATGTGTACGTCGAAGCCGAGCCCGATCAGCAGGCCCATCGTGGCCACCACGCTGACGATCGCCACGAGCATGGGCGCAATAATGAGCGAGAAGCGGCGGAAGAAAAAGAGCAGCAGCAGGAAGATCGCCAGTCCGGCCAGCGGGGCGGAGGTGGCCATCTGCACCAGCATCTCGACGCCGAACGTATCCTGGGCAACGGGCTGGCCCGTAATGTAGACCTGGTCGGCTTCATCCCAATCGGCCGTCAGGTTTTCAATGAGGTTGGCGACATTGTACGAAAAGGTTTTTTCCGTGATCGGGATGTAGAGCGCAATCGCCTTTCCGTCTTCGGAGACCAACGTGCCCTTGTAGAGCGGGTTGTTCATGGCATCGGTCTTGATGGCGAGCGCCTGCTCGCGGGTGGTGGGCGCTTCTTCCATCAGGTATTCGATGGCCAGCTGCCCGCGGTCGGCCTGCTTAATGTTGTCGACCACGCTGGGGCTGATGATTTCCGGCGCGATGATCGCGGAGGAACCGTCTTCGGCAAATAGGCGGTTGACATCGTTGCCGAACACCTTGGCGAGCCCGCGTTCCCATGCGCTGTCGGATTCGAGCGCCGGGGCATAGGGCTGTCCACCGCGCATCACTTCCGGTTTGCCGTCGGCGTTTTGGTGCAGGCTGATCAGCTCGTGGGTGAGGGCGTCGATCTTGCCGAGCGTCCCGACGTTGAAGATGCCGTCCTCGTGCTCTTCGTTGACGATGCCCACGATGACGAAGTCGTAGAGGTTGTAGCGCGCCTTCACCTCGTTGTGGAAAACGCGGATATATTCATCCTCGGCCAGCATGTTTTCGGGATCGTTATCAAACGAGACCTTCGGGAACTGTGCGCCGAAGAAAACGGTGATGGCCAAGGCAACGACCATGATGATCCAGGGGAATCGAACACTGAAAGTGGTCATTTTCAAACGTTTCATTCTTCTACCTCTCGGTTGGTTTGGCCGCTGAAATCGGAAAAACCTTATAAAGCAACCGGTATTAATGTCTATTCATTTCTTTCGCAACAATTGCAAAGGCAGTTGAGCAGGGCGATCGGGCGCGCATCGGCAATCGAATACCAAACCTCCTTGCCGCGCCGTTCGGCTTTCACCAAGCCAACCCGCCGCATCTGGTTCAGGTGCTGCGAGGTCGCCGCCTGCGCAATGTCCAGATGCTCGGTGATCGCGTGCACCGAGAGCTCGCCCATCGAGTTCAGCGCATCCACGATGCGCAGCCGCGCCGGGTGCGCCAGCAGCCGCAGCATATCCGCCGCCTGCCCCACAAATTCCGGCGCCATCTTGTCCAGTGCGCATTCTGTCTGTTTCGTTGCCATGGGGATTAACATATGCAGATATTCAAATATGTCAATAGATTAAAATATAAAAACTTTCTAATGTGTCGCTGGCGAGCTGAAACGATGGTTGAGGATATCCTTCGTAAGCGTTTTTTTTGCAATCCATGGTTTTGTAACTGTTTTTTTAGCGGCATAATTGATTATTTGCTGAAGCAGACGTTTCAATGTGACCTGCAATCACGGAAAAGTGTATGGCTTATGAAAGATGAACGGACAGACCAGGAGCTGGTGGCAGTTTGCCTGGATGGAAACAGGGACGCCTTTGCGGAACTGGTCTGCCGTCATCAGGACTCGGTCTACGGTTTGGCCGTGGGCATGACGCGCAACCATGAGGACGCGGCGGATATGGCGCAGGAAGCTTTCATCAGGGCCTATGCAAAGCTGGAACAGTACAATCCGGACTATTCCTTCAAGTCGTGGCTGTTGCGCATCTGCGCCAACCAGACGAAGAACCTGTTCCGAAAGCGGATGCGACGGAGACGGGTGGAGGAAAACTATCTAAAGGAAGAGACCGTTGCCGGGGATGCCGCACCGCCCGACTACCAGCCGTTGGAGGAGGCGCTGGCGCAGCTGCCGCCCAAACTGTGCGCGCCGTTGCGGCTGAAGTTCATGGAAGGGATGGCCTACGAGGAAATCAGTTCGATCCTGGGCATCGGGGTCAGCGCGGCCAAGATGCGCGTCATGCGGGCACGGAAGCAGTTGGCGGAGATGTTGAACCATGGAAAATAAAGATCCCATCGCAGAGCAGTTGAAGCAGCACCGGACGCAGGCCCCGGAAGGCTTTGCCGACCAGGTGATGGCCGCGCTGCCGCAATGGCGCAAGACGCAACCGCGCGGCTGGTGGCCCTCGAACGGGCGCTGGATTGCGCCCGCATTGTCCGGCGCGGTGGCCACCGTGCTCATTCTCCTTGCCATGGGCCGTTTCCAGCCCGCCAAAATCCAGGGGCGCGTCGGCTTCCATTTCGAACTCCACGCCCCCGGCGCCGACAAGGTCGAGCTGCTCGGCACCTTCAACAACTGGAAGATGGGCGACATTGTGCTCAACGGGCCCGATGCCTCCGGCCATTGGACGGCGAGCGTCGAGCTGCCGGAGGGCCGGCACGAATATATTTTCCTGGTCGATGGCGAGCGCTGGGTGGCCGACCCCAAGGGGGCGACCCACCGCCCCGATGGCTTTGGCCGGGTAAACACCGTGATCAACTATTATGAGGACGACAATGCATAGGTGGATCGTTTTCAGTCTACTGCTTTGCGACCTGGCCTGGGCGAGTCCCGTCGAGGCTCCTTCGAAAAACTGGCAGGATCTTCGCGAGAAAAACCTGCGCATGGGCTTTACGGAGGAGCGGGTCGGCCGGGCCATCGCCGCCTGCCGTTCCGCCGGCCTGAAGGTGGCCGAAGCCGAAGACCTCTTCTGCCCGGTCTATGCCGCCCACGACGAAGAACTGCCTTCCGACTGCATTTTCCTTAAGATCGAGGAGGGGCTCGCCAAGCATGTTGCCTGGAAAGAAGTCCACGGTGCCGCCGACCGGCGCCTGGCCTGCATGCGGCAGGCCGACCAATTGATTATGGCCGCGCGGAACCACCGCGGCGGGCAGCACGCCCATCTTGTCATGCACACCTGCATGGCGCTGGAAAGCGGGCTTCCCGCCGACGCGCTTGAACAAACCTTTTCCCGGCCCGGCCGCTTCCGCTACGGCCGCCTCATCCATGTGGTCGAGGCCGGCGAAGCGCTCAAGCTCGCCGGCTTCGCCAACCCGCAGATTGTCCACATCATGAACGATTGCCTCGATCGCGACCTCTCCGGCGCGGAGGTCTTCCGCGTCGTCGATCTCCTCCAGGCCGGGCTCCGCGAAGGCAAGGATTTCGAAACCATCCACGCCACCCTCTGGGCCTCCGCCGACAAGTAGCCGGGTTCCACCCCGCCGCCCCGCCCTTACTCCATTACGACATTTCACGCATTAACCACTTTCACATAGGAACAGGTATCTTCCTTGCAGGGATATCAACCACGAAGGCACGAAGTACACAAAGTTCGGACTGTAGCTTTGAGTTCTTCGTGTCTTTGTGGTTAGCGCCTTTGGAATTCGTGAGGGGAACATTCAATCCCCTTCCTTTGGTTGTGACGAATCGGCGTGGCCGGGTGTACTGCTTCCATAACCAATAAACACCAACCAAGGAGCAAGGTTATGAAGCTGAAATACATCATCGCACTCGCCGCATGCATCACCCTTACAACCGCAATGGTCGAAGCCAAGGGCAACGGCACCTGCAACGGGAAAGCCGCCCAGGAATGCGCCAAGGATTGCGACCAGGTTTGCGGCGAAGCATGCACCTGCGATCAAAAGAAAGCGGATTGCACACAAGACTGCGCCAAGGACTGCGAGAAGAAGCAGCAGCGCAAAAAGGCCGGCAAGGGGTCTTGCGGCGCCTAATGGGTCCACCGGGAAAAACCGCAGGGCCATAGTGCCCTGCGTCAACCTTAACTAAGGAACATGCCATGAAACCGCAAACCACCCTCGTTTTAGTCCTCCTCCTGTCGGCTTCGTTTTCCGGAGCGAAACAAAACCGGCATCGCCACGGGAGGCAGGCGGACGCCTGTGGCCAAGGGTGCGCGGCAACACCGGCCGTGAAGGCGGATGCGAAGTTGACGGAAGCCGATGCCAGGCATCTGCTCTATCTGCGCGAGGAGGAAAAACTCGCGCGCGATGTCTACAACGCCATGGCCAAGCTCTACGACCAGCGCGTGTTCACCAACATTCCGCGCGCGGAGCAGCACCACATGGATGCCGTTCTAGGGTTGTTGACCGCGTACGGGCTGGAAGACCCTGTGAAAGAAAAAGCAGGCGCGTTCAGCGACGCCGAACTGCAAAAGCTTTTCGACGCCTTGGTTGAGCGCGGGTCAATCTCGCGCATGGATGCCTATCTCGTTGGCGCGTTGATCGAGGAGGTTGACATCCTCGACCTCCAAGAGGCCATCGGGCAGACGCAGAACGAAAACATTCGCTCCGTGCTCGAAGCGCTGGAAGGCGGATCGAAAAGGCATTTGAACGCCTTCGTTCGAAACTATGAATCCGTCTCCGGGAAAACCTATGCGGCGCAAAAGATGCCGCAGGCGGAGGTCGATGCCATCCTCGGGAAATAGCTGGGCGTCAGCGCCCGACGCCGCGCAGTTGCGGATGGGCGATGCCGCCCATCCGGGGGCGCGAAGTTCCCCAAACCCCAGTGAATTGCGCTTGGCACACCCCGTGCGTTAGCACCGTGTTGGAACCGTCGAGAATTGTTAGGAGAATCACCATGAACAGAAGCACATTATTGGCAATTATCGTGGGCAGCATGATTACGGGTTGGATGCTCGAACCCGTGGTTGCCGCAAAGGGAAAAGGCAAAGGGGGCGGCGGCACGGTGCCAGCCCTTACCGAGGCGGAGGCCGACGACCTGCTGTTCATGCGCGAGGAGGAAAAGCTCGCACGCGATGTATACCTTACCTTCTACACCCTGTGGGGCACGCAGGTGTTCGACAACATTTCCCAGTCGGAACAGCGGCATACGGATTCGGTGCTGGCTTTGATTCAAAAGTATGGCCTCGTCGATCCCGTTGGAGACAATGGCATAGGAGAGTTCGAAAACGAGGAGCTCCAGCACCTGTATGACGACCTGGTCGCCATTGGCGGGCAGTCGGAGCTCGAAGCCCTTTACGTGGGCGCCCTGATCGAGGAAGTCGATATCGAGGATATCTGGCTGGCCATGGAACGCACCGACAAGAGCGACATCGACAATGTCTATGCCAACCTGCTGGCCGGATCGGAAAACCATCTGGTGGCCTTCGTGGGCAACATCGAAAACCATATCGAAGGGTTGTACGAAGCACAGTACATCTCGCAGGAAGAAGTCGACGTCATTCTTGGACGCTGACCGGAAATTTAAAAGAGGAGGTTCCAGCCATTGTTGATTCTCCTTTCAATGGCTGGCTTTTTTATCGTTATGAAACCGCTCATGTACAGGCACCGTCCGGCTTTCCCCGCACTTGTGGGCGCGGTCGTCTCACTGCTCGGCGGGATATTTTGTTTCGGCATGATCTATGTGCGGGTGAAGAGCGGGGAGATCGGCGAGGAAAAGCTGAAGGCCCTCATTTTCATTTCGGTGGCCACCTCGCTCATCTTTTTGGTTGCCGCATTCGGGCGCTATCAATTCACCCATCTTTGGATGAAGCCGCGCCCCAACAAGAAACCTGCGCCGCGCCATCGGAGAAGGCCGCGCAGGTTCAACGATGCGGAGAAGTTTTAAAAGGCACCGATCCGCATGTGACCTTCGGGCGGCGGGCGGTGTAGGTAACCATAGAACAGGTCTATTAACAGGGGCATACGATGAATCTATCCAGGCGACGATTTCTAGAATACTGCGGCGTTGCCGCCGGCGTCATTGGCCTAACGCCGGGTGATTTAGCCGGGTTGAACGAGGCCCTGGCCGATCCGAATGCACCGGAAGTCATCTGGCTGCACGGGAGCTCCTGCACCGGCTGTTCGGTATCCTTCCTGAACTATATCTCCGACACGGCGCCCGAAACCGTGGTCGAGGTGCTCGCCGGAGCCATCAACCTCACCCACCACGCCACCGTCATGACCTTTGCTGGCGAAAGTTGCGGCGCGGTGCTCGAACATGCCGCCAAGCGCGGCAACTATATTCTCGTGCTCGAAGGCGGCGTGCCAACCGCCTTCAACGGCCACTGCTGCGTGGCCTACAGCTATAAGGGGCAGGAGATCACCTATGCGGATGCCGTCACCGAAATGGCGGCGCATGCCTCGCACGTGATATGCGCGGGAACCTGCTCCAGCTTCGGCGGCATCCCGGCGGCTGGAAGCAATCCCTCCGGCGTCATCAAGGTTTCGGAGCACATTGGAGCGGACACCATCAATATTTCCGGATGCCCGGCCAATCCCAACTGGGTGGTATGGGCCGTCGTGCAGCTGCTCCTCGGCAATACGGTCGATCTCGATGCCGACCAGCGGCCCGTTGCGCTCTACCAGCAGCCCCGCCAGGGCGGCGGCGGAGGAGGCTCCGGGGTTTGGGAAACCATCCACCAATCCTGCCCGCGCAAGTCGGCGTTCAACACCAATCGGGCAACGGACTTCGACGATACCGACGGAAAGTGCCTCGTCGACCTCGGTTGCCGGGGGCAGTGGACGAAGGCCAAGTGCGATAGCTGCTGGAACGGAACGGAAGGCAACGGCCATTGGTGCATCGGCGTCAACTCGCCCTGCATCGGTTGCGTCGAACCCGAGTTTCCCGATTCGCAATCCTTCTTCCAACCCTACAGCAACCCAAGCTAGTCCAGCGGAGATTTGCCATGCCCATCATCACAGCATCCATCGATCCCGTCACCCGCATCGAAGGCCATCTGAAGGTCGATGTTGAAATCGATACCATCGACGGCGTCCAGCAGGTGGTCGATGCCCATTGCGTCGGCACGCTCTTCCGCGGCTTCGAAAAAATCATGGAGGGCCGCGACCCGCGCGACGCACCCAACATCACCTCGCGCATCTGCGGCGTCTGCCCCACATCGCACGGCATGGCCGCCGCCCTCACGCTCGACAATGCCTTCGGCGTAACGCCGCCGACTGCCGGCATCATGATGCGCAACCTGGTGCACGGCGCCTGCTTCCTCGAATCGCACATCCTGCATTTCTACATCCTCAGCCTGCTCGACTACATCAAGGGGCCGGCCATGGCGCCGTGGCAACCCGGCTGGGACACCGGCCGCCGGCTCGATGCCACAACCGAGGCGCGCCTGCAAGGGAACTATCTAAAGGCCATCGAACTGCGCCGCAAGTGCCACGAGATGGGCGCGATCTATGGCGGCAAGCTGCCGCACACCCCGTCGTTCATTGCCGGCGGATTCACGGCGGTTTCGACGCAGGACGACAAAGATGGCTTTCAGATCTTGCTCACCGAAATCACCACGTTCATCCAGGGCACGCTGCTTCCCGATGTCGAGCTGCTGGCCTCGCTCTATCCCGACTATTTCAGCATCGGCAAGGGCTACGGCAACCTGATGTCCTACGGCGTGTTCGACAACGAATCCGGAAGCGGAACCCTGTTTGAGGCCGGCCTGATCAACGACGGCTCGGCAACGGTTCAGGCCCTCGATACCAACAACATTTCCGAACAGGTCACCTATTCGTGGTACGACCAAACCACCGACGGCAAACATCCGTCGGTCGGCGACACCATTCCAGTGCATCCGAAGGGCGAGGCCTATTCCTGGCTCAAGGCGCCGCGCTATTCCGGCGTCAACTATGAGTGCGGACCGCTTTCGCGCATGAAGGTCAATGGCGACTATGCGGGCGGGGTATCCGTGATGGACCGCCACCTTTCTCGCGCCCAGGAAGCCCTGAAGATTGCGTTGGCCATGCAGGGTTGGCTCGATGCCGTTGGCGTGGACGCCCCCGGTTATTCCCCAACCGCTGTGCCGGCATCCGCCAGCGGCGTCGGCCTAACCGAGGCCCCGCGCGGCGCACTGGCGCACTGGATCGGCGTGGAGTCCGGCGTGGTCTCGCACTACCAGGTCATCACACCCACCTGCTGGAACTGCTCGCCGCGCGATGCCGAGCAAAACCGAGGCCCCATGGAAGAAGCCCTCATCGGCACGCCGGTCAAAAAGGCCGACCAACCGGTCGAAGTGCTGCGCGTGGTCCATTCGTTCGATCCCTGCCTCGATTGCGCAACGCACGTGATGCGCCCGGACCGGAAGGGCAAGGTCTATATTGTTGATCGCTACGGAACTCGGATCGAGGAAGCATGATTGCCGAACAACGAAAACGCATTGCGGTGGTCGGCATGGGCAACCTGCTCATGTCGGACGATGGCGTGGGGGTGCACGTTTTGCACGAGCTGCAAAAACGCGGGCTCAAGGGCGTTGAGCTGATCGATGCCGGCACCGCCGTCATCCATACCGCCGACTGTCTGCGCGGGGCCGACCACATTGTTGTGGTCGATGCGTTCAAGGCCGGACGCAAACCCGGAACGGTCTATCTGATCTCCGGCGACGACATATTCGAAAACGACTACACGCTCTCGGTGCATTCGCTCGGGCTGAAGACGGCGCTGCGGTTCCTGGAACCCGGCGAAGATATGATGGATTGGACGCTCGTCGGCGTGGAGCCGGCAACGCTGGAGCACGGCATGGAATTGTCGGACGCGGTTCGGGAGGCCGTCGAGGGCGCGGTGCGAACCGTCGAAAATCTGATTGAGGAGTGGCAGGCATGAAAAAAGGACAATGGCTTTTAGTTGGACTGTACGCGGCCGCGACCGCGTTGGGCAATATTGGAGGGTTCTGCGCGGCGGTCGACGCCGATGGCACCAACGCCTATGTCGGGGCGGGGCAAATCCTGCTGCACGTCGATGTGTCGGACGCAGCGGCGCCCCGCCTGGTTTCGACGCGGGCTCTGCCCGGATTGATCGAGGATATTCTCGTGGACGGCGCAACGCTCTACGCGGCGTGCGGCGAGGCCGGCGTCCACAAGGTTGAGTTGCCGGGAATGGAGCTTTCCGCAACGTACGATTCCCCGGGCCATGCCTATGGCCTCGCCCGGGGCGGTTCTTCCCTCTATCTCGCCGACGGGGTTTCCGGACTGCAAGAACTCGATGCCGCAACGCTCGCCTCGACCGGCGGCTTCCTCACCAATGGGCCGGCCATGGATGTGGTGGTGGAAGATTCGGCCGTGTATCTGCTCGACCACTTTAACGGGGTGATTGCGCTCGATGCTTCGCTGGCCGTGACCGGAGGCTACGACTTGGTCGCCTTCGGCAACCGCATGGCGTCGGACGGCAGCACGCTTTACGTGGTCGATGGCCTGGGCAACCTGACCCAAGTCGATAGGGCCACCATGTCGGCCACCACCAACGCCCCCGCCATCCCGACCTTCGGGATCGCGGCGGGGATGGCCATCGAGGGCGACCGGCTCTATGTCGCCGAAGGTTTCGGCGGCCTTTCGATATACGACACCACCACCGAAATCCTGCTCGGCACCTTTACCGGCGTGGCGCGTAGCCGCTCGACGGCCATCGCCAACGGCCTGGCCTACGTGGCCGCCGGCAACCAAGGGGTGCGCATCTTCGACCTGTCGGACTTTTCCCTAGTGGCATCCGTACCGGCCAGCAACGCGCTCGACGTGGCCGTTGCGGGAACCACGCTCCTCGTTGCCGATCCGCTCGTGGGGCTGGAGCTGTTCGATCTGTCCTCTCCGGCTGTCCCGGTGCATCTGGGCACCTACACCCCATCCTCCCCCGGGGCTGTCCGATGCGTCGGGGCAACCGATTCCTTTGCCTATGTTGCCGAGGGCTACACCGTCCGCAAGCTGGACATCTCCACTCCGGCAACGCCGGTCGTGGTCGATAGTTTTGTTTCGGCCAACCATGTTTTCGACCTGGATGTCTGCGGTACCAACCTCATCCTGGGCACCGGCGCGGTACACTCCGTTGCGGTGGATGGGACGCAGGGCTTGCTGGATTGGAACCTGGTCGATCTTTCCGATCCGCTGACCCCGGTTTCGGTCACCAACCTAACGCCGCTGGTGCGCGCCCTGCGGCTGACGCTTTCGAGCAACGTGGTCTATGCTTCCGCCGACGATGGCGGAACGGCGGTCCTCGCCTTGCCGCCTATCGCGAACGATTCCGACGGCGATGGACTCGAGGATTCGTTCGAGCAAATGATCATCGATTTTGATCCGGGCGATGGCTTTGTTGATTTTGATAGCGTCGACCCCGACGACGACTTCGATGGCGACGGTCTCTCCAACCTTCACGAACAACTTGCCGGAACCTCCCCCGTCGATCCCGACTCCATATTCGCCATTTGTGGCCTCGACGGGGAGGCAACCGGTTATGCCGTAAGTTGGTACAGCTCCGCCGGCCATACCTATTCCGTGCACAAGAGCACCAACCTGGTGGAAGGCTTCCAGGTGCTCAAGTCAGGCATCCCTGCAACCGAACCCATCAATACATATCTTGATCCTCATTCCAACGAGTGCGCCATGTATATGATTATAATTGACTAAGTGTTTTAATCATGTCTGGTTATGCCATGGAAAATGGAAATGAAACATCGCTTGCCGGACTCAGTGTATTGGTGGTCGACGACGAGGCGCTGCTTCGTCGCCGGTTGATTGCCCATTTGAAAAACCTCGGCGCGGAGGTGGCCGGGGCGGAAACGCTGGAGGCCGCCCGACACAAGCTTTCCGATACCGAGTTTGATTTCCTGTTGCTCGACATCCACCTGCCGGACGGTATCGGGCTCGATCTCATCCGCGAAGGAACCGTTCCGGAAAGCACCGGCGTGGTGGTGATGACCGCCCAGGGCGGGGTGGAGGGGGCGATTGATTCCATACGCCTTGGTGCGCTGGATTATCTCGTTAAGCCATTCGATCCCGGCCTGCTGCCGCTGGTGATGCGCCGCGCGCGCAAGATGCGCCAGTCCTCGCGGGCGGCCGAGCACGAACGCGAAACCGAGGATGGGTCCGGCTTCTATTTCGGCGACTCGCTGGCTCCACTGCGCGAGCGGCTCGATAAAATCATTGCCGCCGACAACCGGTTGGGTATCCACCTGCCGCCGGTGCTGATTGCCGGGGAGACCGGTTCGGGCAAATCGACGATTGCGCGGTGGCTCCACCGCAACGGGCCGCGGGCCGACCAGCCGATGATCGAGGTGAACTGTTCGGCCCTGCCGGAATCGTTGGCGGAGTCGGAACTCTTCGGCAGCGAGAAGGGGGCCTTCACCGATGCGCGCGCCACGCGCCAGGGCCTGTTCGAGGCGGCGCATGGCGGAACCCTGTTCCTCGACGAGATCCCCAGCCTCTCTTCCGGCATCCAGGCCAAGGTGCTCACGGCGATCGAAGACCGCAACATCCGGCGCATTGGCGGCACGCGCCAGATCGAGATCGATGTCCGCGTGATTGCCGCCACCAACCGCGACCTGCGCGTTGCAGTGGAGTCGGGCGAATTTCGCGAAGACCTGCTGCACCGCCTCGACCTGTTCCGCCTCAACCTGCCGGCGCTGCACGAGCGCGGTACCGACATTCTCCAGCTGGCGGAGCGCATGCTCCAGCAGCTCTGCAAGCGGCACCGGCTGCCCCTCCGCCAAATCACGGAAGAGGGCAAGCGGCGCATGCTGG is a genomic window containing:
- a CDS encoding hydrogenase small subunit, which encodes MNLSRRRFLEYCGVAAGVIGLTPGDLAGLNEALADPNAPEVIWLHGSSCTGCSVSFLNYISDTAPETVVEVLAGAINLTHHATVMTFAGESCGAVLEHAAKRGNYILVLEGGVPTAFNGHCCVAYSYKGQEITYADAVTEMAAHASHVICAGTCSSFGGIPAAGSNPSGVIKVSEHIGADTINISGCPANPNWVVWAVVQLLLGNTVDLDADQRPVALYQQPRQGGGGGGSGVWETIHQSCPRKSAFNTNRATDFDDTDGKCLVDLGCRGQWTKAKCDSCWNGTEGNGHWCIGVNSPCIGCVEPEFPDSQSFFQPYSNPS
- a CDS encoding DUF2202 domain-containing protein, producing the protein MNRSTLLAIIVGSMITGWMLEPVVAAKGKGKGGGGTVPALTEAEADDLLFMREEEKLARDVYLTFYTLWGTQVFDNISQSEQRHTDSVLALIQKYGLVDPVGDNGIGEFENEELQHLYDDLVAIGGQSELEALYVGALIEEVDIEDIWLAMERTDKSDIDNVYANLLAGSENHLVAFVGNIENHIEGLYEAQYISQEEVDVILGR
- a CDS encoding ArsR/SmtB family transcription factor translates to MATKQTECALDKMAPEFVGQAADMLRLLAHPARLRIVDALNSMGELSVHAITEHLDIAQAATSQHLNQMRRVGLVKAERRGKEVWYSIADARPIALLNCLCNCCERNE
- a CDS encoding glycogen-binding domain-containing protein; this encodes MENKDPIAEQLKQHRTQAPEGFADQVMAALPQWRKTQPRGWWPSNGRWIAPALSGAVATVLILLAMGRFQPAKIQGRVGFHFELHAPGADKVELLGTFNNWKMGDIVLNGPDASGHWTASVELPEGRHEYIFLVDGERWVADPKGATHRPDGFGRVNTVINYYEDDNA
- a CDS encoding RNA polymerase sigma factor yields the protein MKDERTDQELVAVCLDGNRDAFAELVCRHQDSVYGLAVGMTRNHEDAADMAQEAFIRAYAKLEQYNPDYSFKSWLLRICANQTKNLFRKRMRRRRVEENYLKEETVAGDAAPPDYQPLEEALAQLPPKLCAPLRLKFMEGMAYEEISSILGIGVSAAKMRVMRARKQLAEMLNHGK
- a CDS encoding DUF2202 domain-containing protein, whose amino-acid sequence is MKPQTTLVLVLLLSASFSGAKQNRHRHGRQADACGQGCAATPAVKADAKLTEADARHLLYLREEEKLARDVYNAMAKLYDQRVFTNIPRAEQHHMDAVLGLLTAYGLEDPVKEKAGAFSDAELQKLFDALVERGSISRMDAYLVGALIEEVDILDLQEAIGQTQNENIRSVLEALEGGSKRHLNAFVRNYESVSGKTYAAQKMPQAEVDAILGK
- a CDS encoding efflux RND transporter permease subunit yields the protein MKRLKMTTFSVRFPWIIMVVALAITVFFGAQFPKVSFDNDPENMLAEDEYIRVFHNEVKARYNLYDFVIVGIVNEEHEDGIFNVGTLGKIDALTHELISLHQNADGKPEVMRGGQPYAPALESDSAWERGLAKVFGNDVNRLFAEDGSSAIIAPEIISPSVVDNIKQADRGQLAIEYLMEEAPTTREQALAIKTDAMNNPLYKGTLVSEDGKAIALYIPITEKTFSYNVANLIENLTADWDEADQVYITGQPVAQDTFGVEMLVQMATSAPLAGLAIFLLLLFFFRRFSLIIAPMLVAIVSVVATMGLLIGLGFDVHIMSSMIAIFLMPISVADSVHILSEFFDSYHQFRDKAKTIKHVVGHLFMPMLYTSLTTIAGFASLATTPIPPVKVFGLHVAFGVALAWLLTMTFVPAYIMLFVPKKTLDQLKPVEAEDHHGLLGRTLGRLGQVSYKRWKLTLALTMAVLAVSVVGISKIKVNDNPVKWFTANHRIRVADRVLNDHFGGTYTAYLTLKPAQIMTLTCAERIEMMRDAAIERFGDTLPDASATFLAILDDTNAKFQALKNADIERCFVDLVETAQGLDEQVSGAWNALGDEINYLDPEGLTYAKLTAATANIGDEATRKVFAERMKPFESLAGEELQNKSLDIIDGYAALSFEDFLFEARADSAAPAFKRPEMLTYVERLQAFMSTIPGIGKSSSAVDSLKKANFELNYIPEAPADRNAEFNTIPPNPSAVGQVFAQLEGMKKKDSLFHLITKDYNEVNVWIQLKSGDNTDMVAVVGQIEAWMADNPAPAELHVGWAGLTYLNVVWQDKMVAGMMNALLSSFVVVLIMMMVLFRSFLFGLLAMIPLTVTITFIYGLIGWAGKDYDMPVAVLSSLTLGLSVDFAIHFLERSRELTRKFGSWKDAVWHMFQEPAMAISRNAIIISIGFTPLLFAPLVPYKTVGFFLATIMAVSWIATLFILAALITGLQKWLFKNNETTNSH